The Tistrella bauzanensis DNA window GCCGCCGAAGCCGGCCAGATCTTCACCTTTTTACAGGCGGAACAACTGGAACGGCGGTCGCGCGACGGCGCCGACAGCCTGAACTGGGACATCCAGGGCTGGATCGGCACCGACGACCATCGCGCATGGTTGAAATCCGAGGGCGAGACCACCGACCGCGGCCGGCTGGCCGAGGCCGAAATCCAGCTGCTTTACAGCCGCAGGCTGGATGCCTTCTACGATCTTCAGGCGGGGCTGCGCTATGACCCGGAACCGGCTGGCGATGATGGCGCTCCGGCACGGAGCTTCGCCGTGCTGGGCATACAGGGTCTGGCGCCGCAGTGGTTCGAGGTCGGCGCCTCGGCCTTTGTCAGCCATGACGGCGAGGTCTCGGCCCGGCTCAACGCCGGTTACGATCTGTCCGTCACCCGCCGGCTGGTGCTCCAGCCGACGGCCGAGCTGAACGTCGCCCTTCAGGACGTGCCGGAACGGGGCGTCGGATCGGGGGTGAACGATCTGGAACTGGCGCTGCGGCTCCGCTATGACCTCACCCGCAAGATCGGACCTTATATAGGCGTCAACTGGCGACGGATGATGGGGCAGACCGCGCGTCTGGCCCGGGAGGATGGCGAGGATGACGACGACCTCGCCGTCGTGACCGGCATCCGGCTCTGGTTCTGACCGGAGCGGCAGCGGTCAGCGCGGCTGGTGATCGACCTCTGGTCCGGGCAGGGCCTCGGCACGCGCCATCACCTCTCCGGCCGCCGCCTCGATCTGGCGCAGGCGCGCCGCACGCTGGTTCAGGTCGTCGACGATGCCGGTCAGCCGATCGGAATGGGTCGACAGCCGGTGGCGCTGGTCATCCAGCCGGCGGGACTGATCGGCCAGATTGCCTCGCGCCGTCGCAAGCTCGACGCCGGCGGCGTTGATCGACGCCATGGCCCGTGCCAGCCGCTCGGTCGCGCGGCTGCGGCGATCGAAAGCCACCACCTGCCCGCCAGCAGCGGCGGTGGCAGCCTGCGCCCCGCCATCATCATCGCGATCAGGTGCCGGGGCCATGCCGGCGCCAGCCTTGCGGGTATTCTCGACCAGTACCCGCAAGGCCTGTTGCCGGCGGTGGGCGCCCAGATGAACGATCTTGGTATCCTGCCGCCTGGCCACAGTGGTATCGGCGCCTGAATGTCTCATGTCTCTGTCCTCATTTGCAGCAGGGCCTGCCCAGCCCGTCTATGTCTAAAGAACTGGGCTGGCCCCGGCTTCAAACAAGATACAATTGCCGCGAATGAGTCCTGTCACACTCAACGTATCGTGGGCGCTATTACTGCGAAATGCGATCGCTATGCACGCCGGAGTCTGTTGAGGAACCCCCCCATCGAGTTGTCCAGATTGCCGGATGCGGCGCCCAGCGCGTCGGCCGCGTGGCGCACCTGCTGGGCACCTTCCGCCGTCTGGCGGCTGGCATCGGCGACGTCGGCGATCGAGCCCGACACCTCGCGGGAGCCGGCGGTGAGTTCCGACACGCTGCGGGCGATCTCCTGGGTGGCGCTGCCCTGCTCCTCGACCGCCGCCGCGATCGCGCCGGCGATTTCATTCAGCCGCAGGATGGTGTCGCGCACCGCCCGGATGGCCGCCACCGCCTCGCCGGTGCGGCTCTGGATCGCCTCCACCCGCTGACTGATCCGGCCGGTCGCCTTGGCGGTTTCGGCCGCCAGCGTCTTCACCTCGCCCGCCACGACCGCGAAGCCCTTGCCGGCCTCACCGGCACGGGCCGCCTCGATGGTGGCATTCAGGGCCAGCAGATTGGTCTGGCCGGCGATCTCGCCGATCAGCCGCACCACCTCGCTGATCTCCTCGCTGGCCTTGCCCAGTTCCTCGACCGTCGCATCGGTGCGCTCGACCTGCGACACCGCACCGCGTGCGATGGTCGATGCCTCCTGCACCTGGGTTGCGATCTCGGCCACGGCGCCCGATAGCTGGCTGGTCGCGTCCGACACCGTCTCGGCATTGCGTTCGGCCTGCTCGCTGGCCGCAGCCACCGTCTGGGCGCGTTCATTGCCGCGGGCGGCCGCCGCTGACAGCTCGACCGCACTGCCACCCAGAGCACCGACCGCCTCGGCAAGCTGGTCGACCACGCCCTTCACCTCGGCCTCGAAGGTCGCGGCCAGTTCCAGCATGTCGGAACGGCGCAGAGCCGCCTGGCGGGCTTCCTCGTCCGCAGCCCGGCGCTTGGTTGCCTCGACCTCGGCGGTGGTGTCGCGGAACACGCGTAGGGCATCGGTCATCCGGCCGATCTCGTCGCCGGCGGGCTTCGGCAGCGGTGCGTCCAGATCACCCGCCGCCACCGCCCGCATGGCGCCTTCCAGCCGCTTCAGCCGGCCGATCACCCGCCGCCCGACATAGCCCAGCGCGATGATCAGCGACACGGCGACACTGGCAATGGCCAGCGCCAGCAGCACCGTCCGGCTCTGTTCCAGATCCTCGGCGGTGCGAGCCCGCACCTCGGCGATGGCGCCGGAGGTCTGGAACACCAGGCCGTCGACGTCTTCGGCCAGCAGCACGCCGGCGTCACGCGCGGCTTCCAGCCGCTGCTCCACCTGCTCGATCGCCGTCACCTCGGCCACCCGCATCTCGAACACATTGGTCGGGTCGCCGGCCGTCGCGGCAGTGGTATAGCGGGCCACGGCCTCCAACAGCCGCTCCTTGGCGATCCGGTCGTCGAGCGCCTTGGTGTCGCGGTCCAGCGCATAGGCGGCGGCCGCCAACCGCTGGCGCAGCCGCTCAAGATGCTGGGCATTGGTGATGGTGGCGGTCTCATTGATGATGCCCTGGGCTGCCGCGATGTCGCCGCGCAGCTGAATGCTCAACTGCAAAGCCGGCAGATGGCGGGCGGTCAGGTCGTGCACCGCATCCTGCAGGGTGCCCAGTTCGAACATGCCGGCGGTCGCCTCCGACCGGTTGCGGAAGTCCTGGGCAATGCGTTGCGCACCGGGTGAAATCGCCGCCAGATAGGTGTCGCGGGCGCCGGCCAGGTCACGGGTCACGGTCTCGCGGCGCTCGGTCAGGGTATAGCGCTGCTCCACCGCCTCCAGCAATTCGTTCAGCCGGGTGATCAGCGTGTCGGAATCCTCGGTGACAATGCCGATCAGGTCACCATCCAGCCCTGCCGATTGCAGGGCGGCCAGATCGCCGCGCATCGCGCCGATGGCCGCTGTGATCGCCTGACGCTCACCGTCGAGCGCTTCCGCCGACCCGGCGGCAGCCACGGCGGGGGCCAGCGCCGCCAGCACCTCGGCCTGCCGTGCCATGCGCAGCGCCGCTGTCAGCGGCCGCACGCCTTGTTCCTGCACCCGTTCAAAGCCACTCTCGACCCGATCATAGGAAATCCAGGCCACACCGCTTGCGATCACCGCCAGGATCGCCACGATCGCGAAGGCCAGGAACAGCTTCGGCCCCAGACCGATGCGACCCAGCCGGCCGATCTTTCGCGGCGGCCGGTCGACCGGGGTCTCCGCAGCCTCAACCTCATCCAATGACTGATCGGTCATGTCTGCCCTGCCTCCCCTTGTGGTTTATTGCGGCCGTTCCGACCGTTCGCGGCGATGCTCTTACGGCACGCGTCCCGCGTGATCAACACCCGGTATCCCTATGCTGAACCCTTGAAGCTTAGGCGATCGTTAACACTCTGCGGAATTTGCGGATCCGGTGTCGTCGCAGATGCCACCGCTGCCAGCATTACACCGGATCACAATCCGCAACAGCGTCGCGCAATGCCGCCATCAGTGCCGCAGCATCGCCATCCACCATCCAGCGCACCCGAACGTCCCGCGCCCGCCCCGCCGCCGGCGCGCCGTCACCGAAGCTCGCCAGGGTCTGGCCCCGGGCGGGGCCGCGCAGCACCACCGTCATCCGCCCGTCCACCCCAGCCACGGCATCGGGCGCCAGAAGATGGCCGATCACGCACGGGTCATGCAGGGGTGCCGCATCGGCCGGGGCGCCACCCATCCCCGGCAGCGGCGGTGTGCGATGACGCGACAGATAGGCGCCCAGCATGCCGGCGATCGCCCGGCCCGGCACGGTGCCGAGTGCCGCATAGCGCGCGATTTCGGCCGCATCGGCGCAGACCGTGTGGGTGAGAGTCAGGCCATAGACATGCAGCCGCGGCGCCACGTCGTCGGGCACGTCCAGCGCCGCCGCCACCCGGTCCAGCGCCTCAGGGTCGACAAAGGCATTGAATTCGGCCGCAGACGTGATGTTGCCGCGCGCGGCGCTGCCGACCATCGCCCGCACCTCCAGCAACCCGTCGACGATGTCGGGTGCCAGGATCAGCGCCGCCGCCAGATTGGTCAGCGGCCCCAGGGTCACCAGCCTGACCGGCCGGCCCTGGGCCGCCGCCCGGCGCAGCCGCTCGATCAGAAACGTCACCGCATGCGCCGGTTCCACGTCGCCGCGTGACGGCGGCAGCCCGGCGCCGTCCAGGCCATCCTGCCCGTGGATATCGGCAGCGTCGGTGGTGCCGCCCGTCAGGGGCGCCGGACAGCCGGCATGGATCGGCAGCGCCGCCGCATCCAGCCCGGTGGCATCGCGGATCCGCAAGGCATTGGCGCGGGTGAAACCCAGCCCGACATTGCCCGCGACCACCGTCACCGCTTCCAGCCCCAGCCGCTGGCGGGCGCCGATGGCCGCGAACAGTGCATGGGCATCGTCGACGCCGGGATCGCAATCGATGATCAACGGGGGGATGGCGGCAACAGGCATCAGACGGCTTTCGGCGGTGGCGCCGCCATCACAGGCGGGCCGGGGCTGAAGGACGGGTCACAGAGTGGCATGCACGGCGGATCACCGGAAGCCCTGCTGAACGTGGTATGGACGCCGGCGGTTGGA harbors:
- a CDS encoding copper resistance protein B, which encodes MTVHARRQGLITAMTLLPILAAPPAEAAEAGQIFTFLQAEQLERRSRDGADSLNWDIQGWIGTDDHRAWLKSEGETTDRGRLAEAEIQLLYSRRLDAFYDLQAGLRYDPEPAGDDGAPARSFAVLGIQGLAPQWFEVGASAFVSHDGEVSARLNAGYDLSVTRRLVLQPTAELNVALQDVPERGVGSGVNDLELALRLRYDLTRKIGPYIGVNWRRMMGQTARLAREDGEDDDDLAVVTGIRLWF
- a CDS encoding methyl-accepting chemotaxis protein; the protein is MTDQSLDEVEAAETPVDRPPRKIGRLGRIGLGPKLFLAFAIVAILAVIASGVAWISYDRVESGFERVQEQGVRPLTAALRMARQAEVLAALAPAVAAAGSAEALDGERQAITAAIGAMRGDLAALQSAGLDGDLIGIVTEDSDTLITRLNELLEAVEQRYTLTERRETVTRDLAGARDTYLAAISPGAQRIAQDFRNRSEATAGMFELGTLQDAVHDLTARHLPALQLSIQLRGDIAAAQGIINETATITNAQHLERLRQRLAAAAYALDRDTKALDDRIAKERLLEAVARYTTAATAGDPTNVFEMRVAEVTAIEQVEQRLEAARDAGVLLAEDVDGLVFQTSGAIAEVRARTAEDLEQSRTVLLALAIASVAVSLIIALGYVGRRVIGRLKRLEGAMRAVAAGDLDAPLPKPAGDEIGRMTDALRVFRDTTAEVEATKRRAADEEARQAALRRSDMLELAATFEAEVKGVVDQLAEAVGALGGSAVELSAAAARGNERAQTVAAASEQAERNAETVSDATSQLSGAVAEIATQVQEASTIARGAVSQVERTDATVEELGKASEEISEVVRLIGEIAGQTNLLALNATIEAARAGEAGKGFAVVAGEVKTLAAETAKATGRISQRVEAIQSRTGEAVAAIRAVRDTILRLNEIAGAIAAAVEEQGSATQEIARSVSELTAGSREVSGSIADVADASRQTAEGAQQVRHAADALGAASGNLDNSMGGFLNRLRRA
- a CDS encoding nucleoside hydrolase produces the protein MPVAAIPPLIIDCDPGVDDAHALFAAIGARQRLGLEAVTVVAGNVGLGFTRANALRIRDATGLDAAALPIHAGCPAPLTGGTTDAADIHGQDGLDGAGLPPSRGDVEPAHAVTFLIERLRRAAAQGRPVRLVTLGPLTNLAAALILAPDIVDGLLEVRAMVGSAARGNITSAAEFNAFVDPEALDRVAAALDVPDDVAPRLHVYGLTLTHTVCADAAEIARYAALGTVPGRAIAGMLGAYLSRHRTPPLPGMGGAPADAAPLHDPCVIGHLLAPDAVAGVDGRMTVVLRGPARGQTLASFGDGAPAAGRARDVRVRWMVDGDAAALMAALRDAVADCDPV